A region from the Candidatus Marsarchaeota archaeon genome encodes:
- the serS gene encoding serine--tRNA ligase, with the protein MITTKYVREHIDEIRASMEKRKSDYPIDELLELDEKWRAKKTELQELQTQRNKSSLEISEMKKRNESAEKAIAKVSEIKERIKGMETDIEKLDERIEHLLMNMPNTLHSSVPYGASDEDNVEIRRWGEPKKGIGKSHEEILAGMGLIDIERAAKVAGARFYYLKGDIALLEHALISFALDELAAKGYTAISPPLMLKKEYYKGATALGDFEEQLYKVTDTKEAQEMKDYEHIEDELFMISTSEHPMAAMHSGEVFSAKELPIKYAGISPCFRREAGSHGKDTKGIFRVHQFYKVEQFIFCRQEDSWKYYDELLANSEGLMQKLGLPYHVIDICTGDIGTVAAKKNDIEVYMPSQGRYREVVSCSNCTDWQSLRLDIKYDEGDERKYVHTLNSTAIAVQRVIVGIVENYARPDGTIEVPKALVPYMHKDAIGKPGSA; encoded by the coding sequence ATGATAACAACTAAGTACGTAAGGGAACATATAGACGAAATACGCGCTTCCATGGAGAAGCGCAAAAGCGATTACCCGATAGACGAATTGCTTGAGCTTGACGAGAAATGGCGTGCGAAAAAGACAGAGCTGCAGGAGCTCCAGACGCAAAGGAACAAATCCAGCCTTGAGATATCAGAGATGAAGAAGAGAAACGAATCTGCAGAAAAAGCAATAGCAAAAGTTTCCGAGATAAAGGAGCGGATAAAAGGCATGGAAACAGATATAGAAAAGCTGGATGAGCGCATAGAACATCTGCTTATGAACATGCCAAATACTCTGCACAGCAGCGTGCCCTATGGCGCAAGCGACGAAGACAATGTAGAGATAAGGAGATGGGGCGAGCCCAAAAAAGGCATAGGGAAGAGCCATGAGGAGATCCTTGCAGGCATGGGGCTTATAGACATAGAGCGTGCAGCAAAGGTCGCAGGAGCAAGATTCTACTACCTGAAGGGCGACATAGCTCTGCTTGAGCACGCCCTCATAAGCTTCGCTCTGGACGAGCTGGCAGCCAAAGGCTATACTGCAATATCGCCTCCGCTGATGCTCAAGAAGGAATATTACAAGGGAGCAACGGCTTTGGGCGATTTCGAGGAGCAGCTGTACAAGGTCACTGACACGAAGGAGGCGCAGGAAATGAAGGACTACGAGCATATTGAGGACGAGCTTTTCATGATTTCTACTTCTGAGCACCCCATGGCTGCAATGCACAGCGGCGAGGTGTTCTCGGCCAAGGAGCTGCCGATAAAATATGCAGGTATAAGCCCGTGCTTCAGGCGCGAGGCAGGCTCTCACGGCAAGGATACAAAGGGCATATTCAGGGTCCACCAATTCTACAAGGTAGAGCAGTTCATATTCTGCAGGCAGGAGGATTCCTGGAAATACTACGATGAGCTGCTCGCGAATTCCGAGGGGCTCATGCAGAAGCTCGGCCTGCCTTATCACGTAATAGACATATGCACTGGCGACATCGGCACAGTTGCGGCAAAGAAGAACGACATAGAAGTTTATATGCCAAGCCAGGGCAGGTACAGGGAGGTCGTGTCATGCTCCAATTGCACGGACTGGCAGAGCCTGAGGCTCGACATAAAATATGACGAGGGTGATGAGCGCAAGTATGTGCACACGCTCAATTCCACAGCAATTGCAGTGCAGCGCGTGATAGTCGGCATTGTCGAAAACTATGCAAGGCCGGATGGCACCATAGAGGTTCCAAAGGCGCTGGTGCCGTACATGCACAAAGACGCCATAGGAAAGCCGGGCAGCGCATAG
- a CDS encoding HIT family protein has translation MVEKTKQQGKAMADIFDDEKIIGVSTITKVGTIRIVASKDADHDFHFLLMPIEHREDFTELTEAELKDMQRAESLVARFYKKHGLDGYSKIERVGASAGRTVPHYHVHILPGKSDNFHSNPADRALHRSTDQIKEAVSELSAEFEKLKGNLQ, from the coding sequence ATGGTAGAAAAAACAAAGCAACAGGGCAAGGCTATGGCAGACATATTTGACGATGAGAAAATCATAGGCGTCTCTACTATAACGAAAGTTGGCACAATTAGGATAGTTGCATCGAAAGATGCAGACCATGATTTCCATTTCCTTCTGATGCCCATAGAGCACAGGGAGGATTTTACAGAGCTTACGGAAGCAGAATTAAAGGATATGCAAAGGGCGGAATCGCTCGTGGCTAGGTTCTACAAAAAGCACGGGCTTGACGGCTATTCCAAGATAGAGCGTGTGGGTGCAAGCGCAGGAAGGACAGTCCCGCATTACCATGTGCATATTTTGCCAGGCAAGAGCGACAATTTCCACAGCAACCCTGCCGATAGAGCCTTGCACAGAAGCACTGATCAGATCAAGGAGGCAGTTTCGGAACTTAGCGCGGAATTTGAAAAGCTCAAAGGAAATCTGCAATAA
- the cysS gene encoding cysteine--tRNA ligase has product MAIIRLYNTMSRSVEDFKPIKSPQVGIYACGPTVYFYAHIGNLRAYVCEDVLVRLLKHEGYVVKHVMNLTDVGHLVSDADVGEDKLRKEAASEHKSMQDIAAFYTDAFIKDIKRLNILQPDVLAKASDHIGEMLSMIQTLDGKGYLYKLEGQSSGMYYDTSKFKDYGALMGRSFAQLNDSQLAGARVERPEGLKHITDFAVWRFAAPEIKEMVWDSQYGRGFPGWHIECSAMSMKYLGNHFDIHCGGIDHIPIHHTNEIAQSEAVTGEKFVNYWFHVDFLIVNGEKMAKSKGNIYRLDDLLGKGYMALAYRYLLLTASYRSQINFTFQALDSAQNTLAGIYAFMQRLAKVSTKQTTNDKAVIELAEKARVDFFSKLCNDLNTPEALSVMHDLVSKTTQLLESNSIGVDAAMAVANVMSDFDKVLALDIEAYSKGLELPKQAEELIKQREDARAAKDYAKSDAIRKELEEKYGVIVEDTKSGPAWHFKSIKPEGAE; this is encoded by the coding sequence ATGGCAATAATAAGATTATACAACACAATGTCACGCAGCGTCGAAGACTTCAAGCCGATCAAGAGCCCGCAGGTCGGCATATACGCCTGCGGCCCGACAGTATATTTCTATGCCCACATAGGCAATCTAAGGGCATACGTATGCGAGGATGTACTGGTGCGGCTGCTTAAACACGAGGGCTACGTTGTAAAGCATGTCATGAACCTCACGGACGTAGGCCATCTTGTAAGCGACGCAGACGTTGGCGAAGACAAGCTGCGCAAGGAAGCCGCAAGCGAGCACAAGAGCATGCAGGACATTGCCGCTTTTTACACAGATGCATTCATCAAAGACATAAAAAGGCTGAACATACTGCAGCCTGACGTGCTGGCTAAGGCATCCGACCACATAGGCGAGATGCTGTCCATGATACAGACGCTTGACGGAAAGGGCTATCTTTACAAGCTTGAAGGCCAGAGCAGCGGCATGTACTACGACACGTCGAAATTCAAGGACTATGGCGCGCTGATGGGTAGAAGCTTCGCGCAGCTCAACGATAGCCAGCTTGCCGGTGCAAGAGTGGAGAGGCCTGAAGGACTGAAGCACATTACCGACTTCGCGGTCTGGCGCTTTGCCGCACCTGAAATAAAGGAGATGGTTTGGGACTCGCAGTACGGCAGGGGCTTTCCTGGCTGGCATATCGAATGCAGCGCCATGAGCATGAAGTACCTGGGGAACCATTTCGACATACACTGCGGCGGAATAGACCACATACCGATACACCATACCAATGAGATAGCGCAGTCCGAGGCGGTCACAGGAGAAAAGTTCGTAAACTACTGGTTCCACGTCGATTTCCTAATCGTGAACGGAGAAAAGATGGCCAAGTCCAAGGGCAACATCTACAGGCTTGACGACCTGCTGGGCAAGGGCTACATGGCACTTGCATACAGGTACCTGCTTTTAACCGCAAGTTACAGGAGCCAGATAAATTTCACGTTCCAAGCTCTCGACTCTGCGCAGAATACCCTGGCAGGCATCTACGCCTTCATGCAGAGGCTTGCCAAGGTTTCTACAAAGCAGACCACAAATGACAAGGCAGTCATAGAGCTCGCCGAAAAGGCCAGGGTTGATTTCTTCTCAAAGCTGTGCAACGACTTGAATACTCCTGAAGCGCTTTCGGTAATGCACGACCTTGTGTCTAAAACAACACAGCTCCTGGAGTCAAACAGCATAGGCGTAGACGCAGCCATGGCTGTAGCAAATGTCATGTCCGACTTCGACAAGGTGCTTGCTCTTGATATCGAAGCGTATTCAAAGGGCCTTGAGCTGCCAAAGCAGGCAGAGGAGCTGATCAAGCAGCGCGAGGACGCAAGGGCCGCAAAGGACTATGCCAAATCCGACGCGATAAGAAAAGAGCTCGAGGAGAAGTACGGGGTAATTGTGGAGGATACGAAATCCGGCCCTGCATGGCACTTCAAGAGCATAAAGCCGGAAGGCGCAGAATGA
- a CDS encoding glycosyltransferase family 2 protein: MYKNQNVCILMPVYNEEPTVYGIIKRVLAQSQVDMLLVIYDDSSDGSINEINRALSDFGKGRLMLIRSENRLGKGHAIKLGLEAAGKLFPDCIIIIQDADDEYFPEDYGKLLEKVDDSTPVFGSRQRNLGHKYFMGELATKIHTATFNLFYKQSISDINTCYKTFKLSMLKGKLPKENSWLLDMELPIMLSKNGYKIADVPVRYKGRTFKAGKKIGPKDGIKMWLYLMKPNR, translated from the coding sequence ATGTACAAAAATCAGAATGTTTGTATTTTGATGCCTGTGTACAACGAAGAGCCGACAGTATATGGAATAATAAAGCGCGTACTTGCCCAGAGCCAGGTGGACATGCTTCTTGTAATATACGACGATTCCAGCGACGGAAGCATAAACGAGATCAACAGGGCGCTCTCGGATTTCGGTAAGGGAAGGCTTATGCTCATCCGCAGCGAAAACAGGCTTGGAAAGGGCCACGCCATAAAGCTAGGGCTCGAGGCAGCTGGCAAGCTTTTTCCCGACTGCATAATCATAATACAGGATGCCGACGACGAATACTTTCCAGAGGATTATGGAAAGCTGCTTGAAAAAGTGGACGACAGCACCCCAGTATTCGGCTCTAGGCAGCGCAACCTTGGGCACAAGTATTTCATGGGCGAGCTTGCGACAAAGATTCATACTGCGACATTCAATCTCTTCTATAAGCAGTCCATAAGCGACATAAATACATGCTACAAAACCTTCAAGCTGAGCATGCTGAAGGGAAAGCTGCCGAAGGAAAACAGCTGGCTGCTAGACATGGAATTGCCGATAATGCTGTCAAAGAACGGCTATAAGATAGCTGATGTTCCTGTAAGGTACAAAGGCCGCACATTCAAGGCAGGAAAGAAGATAGGGCCGAAAGACGGCATAAAAATGTGGCTCTACCTGATGAAACCGAACAGATGA
- the prf1 gene encoding peptide chain release factor aRF-1, producing the protein MKEEYHIKKELKRLASIRGSGTELISVYVPPGFPISDEIAKLRDEHGQASNIKSKTTRLNVQGALEKIMQYLKLYKTPPKNGLAVFCGNISGEQAKPDIELFSMEPPEPIKANIYRCDSSFLLEPVERMLETTDKYGVIIMDGSEATVGVLSGSQFIVDKKLRSFAHQKVHKGGQSAARYDRARKESIDDYYKDVAAAVNDLFAKNEFKLKGLVVGGPGPAKEDFVKSKNLNYQIKVLGIFNTGYTDEHAGFRELLEHAKDLLSEQQSVQEQKVMGKFLSEVSRNGLATSGYANVKKALSANSVSLLIISEDLELYEVKYKCNTCGTEFTALEQGNQRKTKHEEDGGNLSIVSETDAVEELIDLADSQGVQITFISSNSQYGNELLLGFGGIAALLKYR; encoded by the coding sequence ATGAAAGAAGAGTACCATATAAAGAAGGAGCTCAAAAGGTTGGCAAGCATACGCGGCTCAGGAACTGAGCTTATAAGCGTTTACGTGCCGCCAGGCTTCCCGATAAGCGATGAGATTGCAAAGCTCAGGGATGAGCATGGGCAGGCTTCTAACATAAAATCCAAGACTACGAGGCTTAACGTTCAGGGAGCGCTTGAAAAGATAATGCAATACCTTAAGCTTTACAAGACACCCCCGAAGAACGGGCTCGCGGTATTCTGCGGCAACATCTCAGGCGAGCAGGCAAAGCCAGACATTGAGCTATTTTCCATGGAGCCGCCTGAGCCCATAAAGGCAAACATATACAGGTGCGACTCAAGCTTCCTGCTAGAGCCAGTAGAGCGCATGCTGGAAACGACTGACAAATACGGCGTAATAATAATGGACGGAAGCGAAGCAACGGTAGGCGTGCTGAGCGGCTCCCAGTTCATAGTTGACAAGAAGCTAAGGTCGTTCGCACACCAGAAGGTGCATAAAGGGGGCCAGTCTGCCGCCAGGTATGACAGGGCAAGGAAGGAGAGCATAGATGATTATTACAAGGACGTGGCAGCTGCCGTAAACGACCTGTTCGCAAAAAACGAATTCAAGCTCAAGGGGCTTGTTGTCGGAGGCCCTGGGCCAGCAAAGGAAGACTTCGTAAAATCAAAGAACCTGAACTACCAAATAAAGGTACTTGGAATATTCAACACAGGATATACTGACGAGCATGCAGGCTTCAGAGAGCTTCTTGAGCATGCAAAGGACCTTCTTTCCGAGCAGCAGTCAGTCCAGGAGCAGAAGGTAATGGGCAAGTTCCTAAGCGAGGTCTCAAGGAACGGGCTTGCCACAAGCGGCTATGCCAATGTCAAGAAGGCGCTGTCTGCGAACAGCGTTTCCCTGCTTATAATAAGCGAGGACCTTGAGCTCTATGAAGTAAAGTACAAATGCAATACCTGCGGCACTGAATTCACAGCGCTTGAGCAGGGAAACCAAAGGAAAACTAAGCATGAAGAGGATGGCGGCAACCTTTCAATAGTATCTGAGACTGACGCAGTTGAGGAGCTGATAGACCTTGCAGACAGCCAGGGCGTGCAAATTACTTTCATATCCTCGAACAGCCAGTATGGCAATGAGCTTCTTCTTGGGTTCGGCGGCATTGCAGCACTGCTTAAATACAGGTAA
- a CDS encoding helix-hairpin-helix domain-containing protein, producing MVADQRERNAELLGRLQAYGISLKLETLDVGDYVISERLCLERKTVYDFESSIIDGRLFDQLNRMKKAYEFPLLVLEGSREEFRMEHSVINGAIVAIYLNYGVPVITSFGPSDTADIIRAIALQEQRGAREPSPKSGKRAFTEPQFMERVVGNIPGVGPKLSRLLLSNFKSIKAIANAEVKDLMKVDGVGKKKAESIHNVLTKLYADSEKP from the coding sequence GTGGTTGCCGACCAAAGGGAGCGCAACGCAGAGCTCTTAGGCAGGCTGCAGGCATATGGCATAAGCCTTAAGCTTGAGACTCTTGACGTTGGCGATTATGTGATATCAGAAAGGCTGTGCCTTGAGAGGAAGACTGTTTACGATTTCGAGAGCTCTATAATAGACGGCAGGCTGTTCGACCAGCTCAATAGGATGAAAAAGGCCTATGAGTTTCCGCTGCTCGTTCTTGAGGGCAGCAGGGAGGAATTCAGGATGGAGCATTCTGTGATAAACGGAGCCATAGTTGCAATATACCTGAATTACGGAGTGCCGGTCATAACGTCTTTCGGCCCATCAGATACTGCTGATATAATAAGGGCCATTGCGCTGCAGGAGCAGCGCGGCGCCAGAGAGCCTTCGCCAAAGTCCGGCAAGAGGGCTTTTACGGAGCCCCAATTCATGGAGCGCGTAGTCGGAAACATACCTGGCGTCGGGCCAAAGCTTTCAAGGCTGCTTCTCTCGAATTTTAAGAGCATCAAGGCCATAGCGAATGCAGAAGTAAAAGACCTGATGAAAGTCGACGGCGTAGGCAAGAAGAAGGCCGAATCTATACACAATGTCCTTACAAAGCTATACGCAGATTCAGAAAAGCCTTGA
- a CDS encoding fused MFS/spermidine synthase: protein MKNPIESLSEYIFGKTIASVRNKAGAQIRIVKRGPYRELLFNGTVFSRITEGKLLTGSYWDYFLPLPALAKHPTILVIGLGGGTIPYQIESTYADASVEVAELDESIASLCRKFLGRDLKSKVVIADGIDYMRSFSSKYDLIIADAYIDYNMPDEFFSDEFVDSAYKALKVRGILAMNYTLTSYGIAQSKQFVEKLKAKFETYMLASPLSSGNRIVVCTKGYTKDEIAGSAASMLLAEEHTYITKAYREMQQL, encoded by the coding sequence ATGAAGAACCCAATAGAATCCCTGTCGGAATATATCTTTGGCAAAACAATAGCTTCCGTGCGCAACAAGGCAGGCGCGCAAATACGCATAGTAAAGCGCGGCCCGTACAGGGAGCTGTTGTTCAACGGCACGGTCTTTTCTAGGATTACAGAGGGGAAGCTGCTGACCGGAAGCTACTGGGACTATTTCCTGCCCCTGCCTGCGCTTGCAAAACATCCGACGATACTTGTGATAGGCTTAGGCGGCGGCACGATACCCTATCAGATAGAAAGCACTTACGCGGATGCCAGCGTAGAGGTTGCAGAGCTTGACGAAAGCATAGCATCGCTGTGCCGCAAATTCCTTGGCAGGGACCTCAAATCAAAGGTAGTCATAGCCGATGGGATAGACTACATGCGCAGCTTTTCGTCAAAATACGATTTGATAATAGCAGACGCCTACATAGACTACAACATGCCTGATGAATTTTTTTCTGACGAATTCGTAGATTCTGCATACAAAGCGTTGAAGGTCCGCGGCATACTCGCAATGAATTACACGCTCACATCATACGGAATTGCGCAGTCAAAGCAATTCGTAGAAAAGCTCAAGGCCAAGTTTGAAACATACATGCTTGCCAGCCCGCTTTCCTCAGGCAACCGCATAGTCGTGTGCACAAAAGGCTATACAAAGGATGAAATAGCAGGCTCCGCGGCTTCGATGCTTCTTGCCGAGGAGCATACGTACATAACGAAAGCCTACAGGGAGATGCAGCAGCTCTGA
- a CDS encoding S-layer protein, whose translation MKSLNAKKIAAVVGGAALLATGLAFAGPISFQNVPIISNSGQPLVQVVVGTLAKPSDGVAAANIAAAIGNLAFTSVNVTANVNTTQAAKVLHAVIPSSAHYSLTNQEVYFNESSTAYISGTYQFSALIGSVFNRGIVTKQYGATKTLQSTKTYAYPSTDLISPSGVSMASPYSAYGTVPFSESVSASTNGGGVSFSGFGGPTNSSMDNIIRVTSSDLPSLLSNSGSHLESEYLWLTGVPVFDQGSNGNINQFNLTNVGGAYEAVFADPIPFRSSSGGVNNQPITLFGQNWTIINYKLPGTTAFNSTSGATSATSTTAVAGGELSLASTLVPEETVYVGQNATAGPFTVQVADIGQPNNNGISPAALKVYYNGVLYNVSAVNPGVTQQFNDTGHNLYVHVYQTFAGLYAYEKYAKIQLYSNVVNVTSGHQFNSTYDKGWTTELMWTNSSNSGGTANEFQGIVVLNSTPTYLNPGQSFNFIGNPAMWKLTFEQPAFGSGTSNPVTLSTSEGSYTYENLASTSTYTPTNITEPGQILTVSAPSSLSNAFEVAGVPSSSVMYDLTPYEFKNIAAVPAGDNNITLTLSRPVNLVTSSSPLTVTVKGLSSSNTVVTLPAATFSSSSQTTATVAFPANTVTEITNITLSYPIPGATFTADAEVGSGTGTPVAELTPASPQIMYLKSGQVNYYLTSGSSINFNQNNGETQTFTLNELTTPKQIGSTGPYEFYNYSMNEFPVPFNTSVQDNFTVGIANATNSNPASSFDLNYTGALSSGSVDHGNVTYTTNTQGTKVVFAARQGFYSERGSEVASISPGSVTINFAKGVDMLNFVVSPVNVTAVTKHFRIVGPVGIGQPIPNVPNVTVANVTANISVSNINGATVAGISNLTATATPAVAIEPVLLKNLTTSPLVVLNSTANPSSSLILIGSGYVNGLSAQVQASNNITFTPTSAPVLQAFGTKRILIAGYYANQTTAMANKFIQDLYAAASTS comes from the coding sequence ATGAAAAGTCTAAATGCAAAAAAGATAGCAGCTGTCGTTGGAGGCGCAGCATTGTTAGCGACAGGCCTTGCGTTCGCAGGCCCAATATCCTTCCAGAACGTCCCTATAATAAGCAATAGCGGGCAACCACTAGTGCAGGTAGTTGTAGGAACCTTGGCAAAGCCATCTGATGGTGTTGCAGCAGCAAACATTGCAGCAGCTATAGGAAACCTTGCATTCACATCAGTGAACGTAACTGCAAACGTTAACACAACACAGGCGGCAAAGGTACTGCATGCGGTAATACCGTCAAGCGCTCACTACTCCCTGACAAACCAGGAAGTCTACTTCAATGAGAGCTCAACGGCATACATCAGCGGCACATACCAGTTCAGCGCACTGATTGGTTCAGTGTTCAACCGCGGAATAGTGACAAAGCAGTATGGCGCCACTAAGACCTTGCAGTCAACAAAGACTTATGCATACCCATCAACTGACCTGATAAGCCCAAGCGGCGTTTCAATGGCAAGCCCGTACTCAGCATACGGTACAGTGCCATTCTCAGAATCGGTCAGCGCATCCACAAACGGCGGCGGAGTGTCATTCAGCGGCTTCGGCGGCCCTACAAACAGCAGCATGGACAACATAATACGCGTTACATCTTCGGATCTGCCATCGCTTCTGAGCAACTCAGGCTCGCACCTTGAAAGCGAATACCTGTGGCTGACAGGCGTGCCTGTATTTGACCAGGGAAGCAACGGCAACATAAACCAGTTCAACCTGACAAACGTCGGCGGCGCATACGAAGCAGTGTTCGCAGACCCAATACCATTCAGGTCATCCTCTGGCGGAGTAAACAACCAGCCGATAACGCTGTTCGGGCAGAACTGGACAATAATAAACTACAAGCTGCCGGGCACAACAGCGTTCAATTCAACATCTGGCGCAACATCTGCAACATCCACAACCGCAGTAGCAGGCGGTGAACTCAGCCTTGCATCAACTCTGGTCCCAGAAGAAACAGTATACGTAGGACAGAACGCAACTGCAGGTCCATTCACAGTGCAGGTCGCAGACATTGGTCAGCCTAACAACAACGGCATAAGCCCTGCTGCATTGAAGGTATACTACAATGGCGTACTATATAATGTAAGCGCAGTAAACCCAGGAGTAACGCAGCAGTTCAACGACACAGGCCACAACCTGTACGTGCATGTATACCAGACATTTGCAGGACTGTACGCATATGAGAAATACGCAAAGATTCAGCTGTACTCCAATGTAGTGAATGTCACAAGCGGCCATCAGTTCAACAGCACATACGACAAAGGCTGGACAACTGAGCTTATGTGGACAAACTCTTCGAACTCAGGCGGCACGGCAAACGAGTTCCAGGGCATAGTAGTGCTGAACTCAACACCGACATACCTGAATCCAGGGCAGAGCTTCAACTTCATAGGCAATCCGGCAATGTGGAAGCTGACATTCGAGCAGCCAGCATTCGGCAGCGGAACGTCCAACCCAGTAACACTCTCAACAAGCGAAGGCTCATACACATATGAAAACCTTGCGTCAACATCAACATACACGCCAACGAACATAACAGAGCCAGGCCAGATCCTTACAGTGTCAGCGCCATCATCGCTGAGCAATGCGTTCGAAGTGGCAGGAGTCCCATCAAGCAGCGTAATGTACGACTTGACGCCTTACGAATTCAAGAACATAGCGGCAGTACCAGCAGGAGACAACAACATAACACTGACTCTAAGCCGCCCAGTAAATCTTGTGACATCGTCAAGTCCATTGACAGTAACGGTAAAAGGACTTTCATCGTCAAACACAGTAGTTACACTGCCAGCCGCAACATTTAGTAGTAGTAGCCAAACAACCGCAACAGTTGCATTCCCTGCAAACACAGTAACAGAGATAACCAACATAACTCTTAGCTATCCGATTCCAGGAGCAACATTCACTGCAGATGCAGAAGTAGGCTCGGGCACAGGAACACCGGTCGCGGAGCTTACACCGGCATCGCCACAGATAATGTACCTAAAGTCAGGGCAGGTCAACTACTACCTTACAAGCGGAAGCAGCATCAACTTCAACCAGAACAACGGCGAAACGCAGACATTCACATTGAACGAGCTGACCACGCCAAAACAGATTGGCTCTACGGGCCCATATGAATTCTACAACTACTCAATGAACGAATTCCCGGTGCCATTCAACACAAGCGTGCAGGACAACTTTACAGTAGGCATAGCAAACGCAACAAACAGCAACCCAGCTTCAAGCTTTGACTTGAACTACACCGGTGCATTATCCAGTGGCAGCGTCGATCATGGCAATGTTACATACACAACAAACACGCAGGGAACAAAAGTAGTGTTCGCAGCAAGGCAGGGCTTCTATTCGGAGCGCGGAAGCGAAGTGGCATCAATATCCCCAGGCTCAGTTACAATAAACTTTGCCAAGGGCGTTGACATGCTGAACTTCGTAGTCAGCCCAGTCAATGTGACTGCAGTGACGAAGCACTTCCGCATAGTCGGTCCAGTTGGCATAGGCCAGCCGATACCGAACGTGCCTAACGTGACAGTAGCAAATGTAACAGCGAACATATCAGTTAGCAACATCAACGGCGCAACAGTAGCTGGCATAAGCAACCTGACGGCAACAGCAACCCCAGCAGTAGCTATAGAGCCGGTCCTGCTGAAGAACCTGACAACATCGCCTCTGGTAGTGCTGAACAGCACGGCAAACCCAAGCAGCAGCCTGATACTGATAGGCAGCGGCTACGTGAACGGCTTGAGCGCACAGGTGCAGGCATCGAACAACATAACGTTCACGCCAACAAGCGCACCGGTATTGCAGGCATTCGGAACAAAGAGGATTCTGATAGCCGGATACTACGCCAACCAGACAACAGCGATGGCAAACAAGTTCATACAGGATCTGTACGCAGCAGCAAGCACAAGCTAA
- a CDS encoding class I SAM-dependent methyltransferase, giving the protein MAKQAEDENFGRYTSYLYYLFSRSFPSMKKFYSFILSDLSKRHFSSLLDIGSGPGILDAAIASSRPRAQVYGIDPSPYMVRIARSRYGNAKNLHFSTGRNTSIRPKRHFDTIITTLSFHHWAVKRDALEYISGYLARNGTMIIYEFVKPENKLILEGSHSLSVREAKGYSDMKGLKLQSVKVRGQYIVVEFRKRN; this is encoded by the coding sequence ATGGCAAAGCAGGCTGAAGACGAGAATTTTGGAAGGTACACGTCATATCTATACTATCTGTTCTCGCGCTCGTTCCCAAGCATGAAGAAATTCTACTCATTCATACTCTCAGACCTGTCGAAGCGGCATTTCTCATCGCTGCTAGACATAGGCAGCGGCCCAGGAATCCTGGACGCAGCGATAGCCTCAAGCAGGCCAAGGGCGCAGGTATACGGCATAGACCCATCGCCATACATGGTGCGCATAGCGCGCTCGCGCTATGGCAATGCCAAGAACCTGCACTTCAGCACAGGAAGGAACACAAGCATAAGGCCCAAGAGGCATTTCGACACTATAATAACCACGCTGTCGTTCCACCACTGGGCAGTCAAAAGGGATGCGCTGGAATACATATCTGGGTATCTTGCACGAAATGGCACCATGATTATATACGAATTCGTAAAGCCGGAGAACAAGCTAATATTGGAAGGATCGCATTCCTTAAGCGTGCGCGAGGCCAAGGGCTATTCAGACATGAAAGGCCTGAAGCTGCAATCGGTAAAGGTCCGCGGCCAGTATATAGTAGTGGAATTCAGGAAGAGGAATTAG